The DNA region CAAAATTCTGCTTCCTCtaacagaaaaagaaacaaTGTAATATTGTTCTTGTACGTAGTCTAGACTGTTGTATGTTTTCATTTTCGATCATCTACCGGCATCTGTATAAATTTCCCGTGCAGGATGAGAAGGGGCTACGAGAAGCTCTACTCTTCGCAAATGCATGCGGTGCGCTCACAGTAACAGAAAGAGGAGCCATTCCTGCAATGCCGACGAGAGAAGCTGTGCTCCAGTGCTTAAAGCAGGCTGCTGAGAAAAACTAGAAGACAATAGTCGGAATTCATGTATCAATCGTAgtgtaatttgtgtgttaatttGAGTTTCTTTGCTGAGATACCATTGAGCTTGTTGCTCCTGGAGACCTCCCTGCTATAAATTTTCGATTCAACCCCACCCTTCGATTTAACTCGGAGGTGTCTCTGTCGTAGGATACACTGGTGCTTACTATGTAAACCACtgccaataaaaaatttcaagttcAAATTGTCAGCATCGTAGCTTTTAAAATCGATATAACTCTTCTCTTTAGTCAAAATAGTTCTTAAGATTCATATAACTCTTCTCTTTGGTGCATcaaatttaaaatcgatagaagtggtccaTGAGTTTGTCCATCTTCAATCATTTTGGCGGTGAACAAACTCAGGGACCCTTCCATCGATTTCAAATTTTAGGGACCAAAATGAGAAACTATGCTAATCTCAAGAACCACTTTGACTAAAATGTCATAACCTACGTTGTTCACTCGAGATTtcacatttttcttaattttctcaaTTTAGTCTAATTTGTCagttaaattgaagaaattttgcCTCATCTGACAGATTGGACTAACGTTATCGCAATGCAACTACAAGAATGATGGCGAAAATCCGAGTaaaaaatagggaactttaacgaaaaaaattccggtactgttcactttaacaaaaaaccacatttttacactaaaaagtcaatcatgatactattcattttaccatttattttgtccttatcgttaaaactcgaagttttcaaacttaacttttttcattagttttgcttaaaaaaatattagtggAACTTACTTAAGGTTAGTTGTACACAAATTAGTTGGACTTTTTAACCACCAAGTTAACGAATGTGATGTCGGCAGCAGCACATGATCTACCTACAAGATCCAACGATCCACGAACGATGGTGTGGATCCAGATCACAGGGGTAGTTTAGACATTACAATTAATCTCGCGGGAATTGTGACCCGCACGTTCGAAACGACCCGAACCCGAACAATGATAAGCCAGCCGTATTAACCAATCACAATCAAACAGTAATTAAGGAATCCAAATAAAAAGGATAATCACGTCTTTtgaagagaaaaggaagaagaaaatgagagttTGAATCAGAAGCCATTTGCTTTGGCTTGGGTTGCTCTTCTGATTCAAATTCCAGTTGGAAGAATGGCGTCGAATTCGAATTTGAATCCGTCGCTGCAGCCTGAGATCGGACCCGACGGCCTTGCTCGCGAGGCTTCTGTCATCACCTACACTGAGAAGgtctttctttctctcctctctctctctctctctctctaaatttctaGGTAATTTGTTGAATGTGTGTTGGTTgtggtttttttgttgttgcagATAATCGAGAACGAACAGCTTCAATTAAGAAGGTTAGTGTATTTGATTTCAGTGTAATGTATAATGATCGTTTTAGGGAATTATTATTGCTTTAATTGTGCGTTTAATCAGTAATGCAGTGAATTAGGGTTGCTGTAATCTATGAAATGAATCAGATGATCATTGAATGTTGAGTTTTAGTGATGTTTAGAAATGCAAATTGTTTGATGAACTAGCATCCTAGAAATCTGAGTACTTTAGGTATAAACTGTAAGTTAAGAGAGATTTAGTACATTAATTGGATACAGTGGCAATGTGAAAGTGTTTGGTTATCGATTCGAGGATTTTACAAGTTGTGGTCAAGAGGTTTAGGAACTAGGAAAGTCAACATATTGAAAATTGGAAGCTTTCTTCGATTATCTTTGGTCCTTCGGGTTCACATGTTTTTGAGCCTTGAAATTGGAAATGTAGAAGTGTTTGGTAATACATATTTAGAGTTGGGGAGCTTGGGGAAAAGTTGAGTTTTGGATTCTGTCGTCTTTTATTCTTACACTTTTGTGCTTCTCGAGTTTGTTTGAATAGGCATTGCCTTTACTATAATTGTCCGTGTTCAGTAAGATTCGGTgatttatgatttgagacaattGATTCGTTCAGATATATTgaagaaaactattctaaaaTTCGTGATGTCGAACGAGAGCTGGCACAGTTGTCAATGGAGATGAAACTCACAGCTGGGCCAAAAAAATCAGGTTGCTGCATTATCATTGTTAGTTACTCTCATTCTTTGATTTTATgatttttcctcttcttttgtATCACAGTTGATTGATTGGTTTTTTGCCTTTTACTTTGTGTGTATGGTGCATCTTTTGAAGCTCTTGAACATTTGAGGAAGAAAATAGAGATGTCAACGGAGAAAATTCATGCCGCCAAGCTGAAGGAAGAGCAGGCACGAAAGGTTTGTCCCTTTTAATTATAGAAACGGATTTTCTTTATCCTTACATTGTAAAATTCTGTTTGACGTTCATAAATATTGAACAAAACTCTTTGCCTGTTTCCCAAGTGCTCACGAAAATTAGTACCATTTTCATTCCTCTTGACCAGGATGACCTCGGATATTTAaagctcaaagttttcaaataaaTTTGTCTAGTTTTGTCTGATTATTGGTAAGCGTATGATTGTATTCGGTGATGTGGTGGAGTTTCAAGTTGAAAAGTAAGCTTATTAACTATTTAGACCTACCAAACATATTTTATCAggcccagaccctgcgtaaagcgggagccttgtgcactgggtacgacctttatagaTGAAGGCACATGAATCAAGATTCATCGCAAAAATGGATAGAGATTGATGCTTGTACACACAGCCGAATATGGTTGGGTAAAATCATTTTAATAAGTGCATGAATGTTGTTCCTTATGCAGTCTGATAGCTGTTTGTTTTGATGTATTTCAGGTGTGGGAAGCAGCATTACAGGCTGTAAAGGACGAGGAAGCTATCAAGCAGCAGCTATGTGAAGACTTAAACCAACTGGTatatttctttgttacatgTGTCCTTGAGGAGGTTACAGACTTGACAAATTATTTTGACACTGTTGTTGTTTCAACAGGTGCAAGAAAGCAGCAGTTCTCAGTTTAATAGACTGGAGGAGTTAAAAAGACGACTTGAAGCTATGAACCCAAGCAGATCATCAGCTTCCGTTTCTCATGTAAGttcccattttatttatttatatttagaaCATCTTGAATGGGTTGGATGGCATTGCCATTTGATATTAGTTGGCGTAGATTTCATGGTTTTTGAGAATCAACTATTATACCACAGTTTACTCATGGCcctcgtgtgtgtgtgtgtgtgtaattcaTCAGTATTCAAGGTAGTATTGCATCAGGCCTGTTTATCAGATGAAGAAAAGGTTATTTTCATTACGGTTGGAAAGATACCACATTGGAATCTAGGATATTACATTGGAAGTTTGGAGTAGATTTCATTAGAATCATTACTTCCACACTCATGCCTTGAAATGGTTTGTCAGTAGATGTTCCCACGCcagttttttcttccttcttccagTGGTACTATGGTTCCTCTTTCTATCCCTGCGTTGGATACTATCTTGGAACTTCATTTGACCTCCGCTATCTCTGTGAAGTCCTTGGTAACCTTGAAAAGAAgctaaagaagaaagaaaataggtTGTCTGACTGTTAGTCTTGGGGATTATGAGCAAGGGTGATTAACCGCCATCCCCTACAATCGACCCGCAAAACAGGCACTTAGAGGCAATGACGAAATGAAAGAAAGATTAAGAATCACCTCTATATAGCTAGATTAATCTTAAAAGACATCCACACATCTAGCACAGGGTGTTGTGGCTCTCAAACGGTAAGATTTGAAGACTTATCCCCGGAAAGGAAAAGAGGATGGCCCCCGGGGGTGGTCAAGGGAGAGGACAAGCCGGGTAAGGAATTATTGTTTGGCCCTTTAGGAGAAACATTAAACCACTTCTTTCCATGAACCATTACATGCAAGAAGCTACTCATACTTTTCGAATATCTTATACTTGGCAACCAACTtgggtaattttcaaatgcttatATATGTATGTCATAAAATTTAGTATGAAAATGTTAATAGTTTGAGCTTGGAACTGTGTTTAGGATGGGAAATCAATGGGTCCAGATGCTCCTACAGTTCCGGGATCAAAAGAATCAGGTGGAGTCGCTCAAAACATCCCTAATCCAGGAAATGGTGGAAATGTTTCGGTCGCGAACGGGCACAATCAACAGCCTCCGGTTGagggagaaggaagaggaaagaagaAAAGTCAGTTCCACGGAAGAGGGAAGGGACTTGGAGCTGTGCCCAAGGGTAGAGGACCTCCTCCGCCGGGATGGACAGGGGCAGGGTTTGATGCTTAGGAGTGTTATTCTCATTCAATTACTGGATATATTCTTTCGTCCATCTTTCTCCCCCTGTATTCTTTAATTGTCTCTAGCATTTGATATGAGAAATGCAAGCTGACCTTTCTAACTTCTCGTTGCTTCTTCGCACCCGTGTATGTTACCAATATCGAGCAAGAATCAATCATGTAGACGTTAATTGTTCATCTCTAAGCTAGACTAAGAAGAGAGGAGAATTTGGATCCGGAACGCAGTAGGTTAGACAATCCATCCCTTGTGATGAGTGATAAtttagtttgattgttgaagTTAGAGTTATGCTTTtgaccctgcgtaaagcagaagccttgtgcactgggtacgacgttGAAGTTAGAGTTATGCTTTTGACCAGTCACTCGTTTAGGACATTCAAGTCTTTTCACACGTGTGGAggtttataatatatatatgaattaggcaagagtaatgttattcacacATCTATTCTAACAAATGAGGGTAAACAACTTTTGAAATTATACTTAAATCTGATTGAGATTAATTTTTtctacaaaaacacaaaaaaaaaaaaaaaaaaaacttgtgtaCAGGTGCCTAAGCCACGTTATTTGTGTGACATTTCTCTCAAAAGTATAGGACTGATTGTACTTTGGTTCCATCTAAACCACACGCAATCTTACTCGGTGTGAGGGTTGCCGTATCAAAATGAGCCTACCGAATATCTGGTCCCAAGCTACAAGGAACTGCTCCCACTTGCTAAGTATAGAGTAGTTTAGATAGACAGACTCATAGGCAGGCTCATTCCATGTCCTAATGCCTCGGCCATATTGCACGGAGTAAGATTCTCTTTTCTCCTTTTACATactattttttatcttattatctctataaaaaattaatataagatgttaacgtAGCTAAACGgtaaccgttcaaatagaaTAGAAGGGAAGATGAGAGAAATTAGAAGGGAGAGAATCCTCCTTCATATTGCACAGTCGCGGGCCACCGTAGCCCGACCTTGTGTACGGTAACAATCATACGTCAAAAGACTAGCTGGGATGAAGATGTGTACTCACTACTCAGTAAGTTGGTCAAGCCCCTGTGGTGTCATCaaattttccatttattttggcaTTAAGATCTTCTGGAAGTTAGGCCACACTCCTTAAATTGCCTGCAACTCAAGTCTCCATCATTAGCTTTCCAGTGCCCATCTGCACTCTCTTATTATTTGTCACGTCAAGAGAGTTAATTTGAGGATTTGAAGGACAAATTTTCGTCGGGAAAACGATGAAATTTTgctaattagttttaaaataGAACTTGAACTTGTTACAGTTAGATGTGGTGCACAAGTTCCCATGGAAATCACATTCATGCGTGAGGGTTCATCAAGATCTGGTGGAGTAAATTGTTTTTACACGAAAACATAACGTTAGGTATGAACAAGTACTTGtttgtgacattttaatttACTCCTATCGCTATCTAATTTCTTGCAACAGTTATAGCATGTTCTTTCCATGCAGAAGGGCACAGGCACTGTCTCGACTGATCCATCCAAACTCTAATAAATTGTGACCTCCATCGTCAGCCTGCCTCATGAATCGCTCGTACTCTTTAGGGTTAAATTGTTTCAAGGGTACGAAATTTTGATAAACTTATTGTGATTATAATATATATCCacactgtaacatcccacatcgtccaggagagtgatccttaaatgtatattctcatttctACTTAGCACGAGGTATTTTGGGAGTtctggcttcgggtttcgtagaaacttcgaagttaagcgagaagggggccagagcactcctaggatgggtgacccactgggaagttgctcgtgagttcttaaaaataaaaccgtgagggaatggtaagctcaaagccgacaatatcgtgctacggtggtggaacgggctcgGGAAGTGGTCTGCcctggccgggatgtgacaaatggtatcaaagcctaaccctggccgtggtgtgccgacaAGGTCGTCGGGCCCCTtgaggggggtggattgtaatatcccacattgcccaggggagtgatccttaaatgtatattctcatccctacctagtacgaggcttttttggag from Malus domestica chromosome 01, GDT2T_hap1 includes:
- the LOC103439923 gene encoding uncharacterized protein, which codes for MASNSNLNPSLQPEIGPDGLAREASVITYTEKIIENEQLQLRRYIEENYSKIRDVERELAQLSMEMKLTAGPKKSALEHLRKKIEMSTEKIHAAKLKEEQARKVWEAALQAVKDEEAIKQQLCEDLNQLVQESSSSQFNRLEELKRRLEAMNPSRSSASVSHDGKSMGPDAPTVPGSKESGGVAQNIPNPGNGGNVSVANGHNQQPPVEGEGRGKKKSQFHGRGKGLGAVPKGRGPPPPGWTGAGFDA